The nucleotide sequence ACCTACATGGCCGACGCTTTCACGCAGGTATACATTCATCTCGTTTTTGCACCCCGTCGTCGGGAGGCTCTGATTCGCCCTGAATGGGAGGTACGTTTGCATCAATATATTACGGGCATCGTGCAGGAGCGTGGACACAAATTGCTGGCTATCGGCGGAATGCCGGATCACATTCATATTTTTATTGGTCAAAAACTCTCGGAAGCCCTTCCTGATTTGGTCAGGGAAATCAAAAACGCTTCAAATGATTTTGTGAAAAAGGAAAGACTGAGCCCCTTCAAGTTCGACTGGCAAAATGGCTATGGCGCGTTCTCGCACAGTCGTTCGCAAATGGACGCGGTCTGTAAGTATATCCTGAATCAAAAAGAACATCATAGGAAAAGGACTTTCAAAGAAGAGTTTTTGAAGTTATGTGAGGATTTTGGGATTGAAACGGGCCGTAAAGAATTCTTTTCGTGGTTTGAATAAGCTAAAAGCCACGCTCAATTGAATGCCGGCCTAATGTGAGTAAAAATGTGCATTTGTCAAAAACTCAGTATTTTTGGCTTTCATCTTTTTTACCAATCTTCTAATGTTAAATAAAACCAAAACCCTCCCACTAAAACCTGCGCTATCCATTGCCGCGCTGACCCTACTCTTCTCCTGCGGCAGCGATAACCCCGCCATTCTTTCGGAGCAAAGCCTGATTCCCCTGCCGGTGACCGTCACAGCTTCTGATAGCCTGTTTGAGTTGACGGAGAATACCGACATCTACGTTCCTCAGAATTCGGAAGAAGTCAAAGGGATTGGCCAGTACCTGGCCGATAAATTAAATCCGTCCACCGGGCTGGGCATGGAAGTAAAGCCCACGGATGCAGCTCCGGCCGCGGGCAATATGTATCTCGCCCTTACCGAAGCCGATACCACCTTAGGTGACGAAGGCTACGAACTGGCCATATCGACTACCGGGGTAAAACTCACAGCCCACCAGCCGGCCGGACTTTTCCGGGGCATTCAGACCCTGAGACAGGCCCTGCCGGCCGATGTCGAAAAATCGGACAAGCAATCGGGTTCCTGGAAAATACCGACAGGTACCATCCGCGATTACCCTACCTATGCATATCGGGGCGCGATGCTGGACGTGGCCCGACATTTTTTCAGTGTCGAGGACGTGAAACGCTACATCGACCTGATTGCCGCCTACAAGATGAATGCACTACACCTGCATCTTTCGGATGATCAGGGTTGGCGGATCGAGATAAAATCCTGGCCTAAGCTTACCTCCTTAGGCAGCAAGAGCGAAGTAGGGGGCGGCGAAGGCGGCTTCTACACACAGGAACAATACAAAGACATTGTGAAGTACGCCCAGGAGCGGTACATCATGATCATCCCCGAAATTGACATGCCGGGACACACCAATGCCGCACTGTCCTCCTACCCCGAGCTGAATTGCAACGAAAAAGATCCGAACCCAAAGCCCTATACAGGTATCGAAGTGGGATTCAGCACGCTGTGTACCAGCAAGGAAATTACCTATAAGTTTGTGGATGACGTGGTTCGTGAGTTGGCTGAAATGACGCCGGGGCCCTACCTGCACATGGGTGGCGACGAGTCGCACGTGACACCTATGGAAGATTACATTCCGTTTGTGAACCGGGTACAGGACATCGTGCAGTCGCACGGCAAGCAGATGATCGGCTGGGACGAAGTCACTAACGCCAGTCTGAAGCCTACCTCCGTGGCCCAGTACTGGGCCAAAGCCGAGTATGCGCAGTCAGCCGCTAAGCAAGGTGCGAAGGTGATTGTATCGCCCGCGAAAAAAGCGTATTTGGATATGCAGTATGACTCCACATCGAAGTACGGTCTGCACTGGGCTGCCTATATTGAACTCGATAGTGCCTATAACTGGGAGCCCTCCACCATGGTACCGGGCGTGACCAGCACTAATATCCTGGGTATCGAGGCCCCCATCTGGACCGAAACTATCGACAACATGGAAGCACTGGAATACATGGCTTTTCCGCGCCTGCCGGGCTTAGCTGAGATCGGCTGGTCGCCCAAATCGGTACGTAACTGGGAAGGGTACCGTACCCGACTGGGCAAGCACGGAAAGCGCATGGAAGCGATGGGGATTGATTATTATCCCTCTAAGCAGGTCGATTGGGGGAAGTAGGGTAAATGCTTTTAAGTAAAAAGAGTTAGCCTCCACAAGGGGCTAACTCTTTTTTTGTGGTTGCGGGTGGAATTTCAGTTGAAAATAACGGGGGTACCTTGACGGACTGGAAGTCCGTACCACAGCATAGTGTTACTTTTCGTTCAGGATGAGGGGTACCCCCCCTTGGAGCCACCCATGATAACGATCTTGGAGTTGGGCGACTTGGCCAGTTCTTTCTGGGCGTTGATCATCTCGTATTGTAGCTGCCGGTCGGTCAGGCTGCTGGCGATGATGGTCTGATAGTCCGAGATACCCTTGGCCTCTACGCGCTTCCGCTCGGCCTCCTGTTTTTCTTTCTGCAACACAAATTCCATCTTTTGGGCATCCTGTTCGGCGTTGATTTTAGACTCAATGGTTTTCTTGACCGATTCCGGTAGATCAATATTCCGGATCAGGAGTTGTTCGAGAATCAGTCCCCGGTCTTTGAAATCCTTATCAATGGTTTTGTAGATCCGGTCCTGGAACTCATCGCGTTTTTTGGAATAAAGCGAAACCGCATCATAATACACGGCGTTGTCGCGGATACGGGTACGGGCCAGGGGGCGCACAATCTTGTCCTTGTAGTCACGCCCAATCTCTTTGTAAATGTTGGGCGCAGAGGTAGGTAGAATTTTATAAAGTACCGTAAGATCGATCACCACTTCAAGCCCATCAGCCGACAGCACACGGATGGCGTCGTCACCCGACTGATCGCCTTCGGCGGTAGTAGCCGACATGGTGTAATTTTGGGTTTTGGTGTCGAATACAACAACCTCAACCAAGGGGTTAACGAAGTTCAGGCCGGTTTCAAGTACATTGGAACTCACCTTTCCAAAGAGCGATTGCACGCCGACAGTACCCGCGTCGATTTGCCGGATGCTGGCGGTAAGTGCGCCCACCAAGGCAATGACAATGCCGATGATTTTGACGGGGCGTGAATACCGGGAAACGGGAAGGGAAGGGGTATTGATGGCAAAGCCCGCCACTACTAGCAGCAGACCGATGACTATGAAAAACATACGTTTGAAGGGTTAATTGGATAGATAGGAAGGGAGGCTTTTCGGTCAAATACTGGTTTCCGTAGCCCTCACTTTGGCAAACTCTTGCACGGGTAATTTACGAAGAATAGCCGACCTTTCCCGAAGGGGCGGGATAAACGGCCCTCCTGCTCCATCAGGTACCTTTTTCAAGTTATCAGTTACAGCCCTGCTCCCTCATTCCCAACCGCCACCCAAGGCCCGGTACAGGTTCACCAGCGTAATGAACCGCTGTTGCTGAATGGTGGTCTGGTCTAATTCGGCGGCCAGTACCGAACGCTGGGCGGTGATTACCTCAAGATAGTTAGCATAGCCCGCCAGAAACAGATCGTTGGAAATGGATACCCCTTGCTGCAAAGTAGTGGTTTCCTGCTCTTTAAGGTCTACTATTTTTTTCAGGTTATCCATGGTCCGCATACTGAGCGCTGCTTCCTGGAAGGCGTTAATGACCGCCTTGTTGTAAGCGAAGAGGGCTTCGGTAGCCTGAGCCTGCGATCGCCTCTGACCGGCTTTCAGGGTTTTGCGGTTCAGGATGGGAGCCGTTACGCCCCCCAGCAACCCAAACG is from Salmonirosea aquatica and encodes:
- a CDS encoding prohibitin family protein, producing the protein MFFIVIGLLLVVAGFAINTPSLPVSRYSRPVKIIGIVIALVGALTASIRQIDAGTVGVQSLFGKVSSNVLETGLNFVNPLVEVVVFDTKTQNYTMSATTAEGDQSGDDAIRVLSADGLEVVIDLTVLYKILPTSAPNIYKEIGRDYKDKIVRPLARTRIRDNAVYYDAVSLYSKKRDEFQDRIYKTIDKDFKDRGLILEQLLIRNIDLPESVKKTIESKINAEQDAQKMEFVLQKEKQEAERKRVEAKGISDYQTIIASSLTDRQLQYEMINAQKELAKSPNSKIVIMGGSKGGYPSS
- a CDS encoding beta-N-acetylhexosaminidase codes for the protein MLNKTKTLPLKPALSIAALTLLFSCGSDNPAILSEQSLIPLPVTVTASDSLFELTENTDIYVPQNSEEVKGIGQYLADKLNPSTGLGMEVKPTDAAPAAGNMYLALTEADTTLGDEGYELAISTTGVKLTAHQPAGLFRGIQTLRQALPADVEKSDKQSGSWKIPTGTIRDYPTYAYRGAMLDVARHFFSVEDVKRYIDLIAAYKMNALHLHLSDDQGWRIEIKSWPKLTSLGSKSEVGGGEGGFYTQEQYKDIVKYAQERYIMIIPEIDMPGHTNAALSSYPELNCNEKDPNPKPYTGIEVGFSTLCTSKEITYKFVDDVVRELAEMTPGPYLHMGGDESHVTPMEDYIPFVNRVQDIVQSHGKQMIGWDEVTNASLKPTSVAQYWAKAEYAQSAAKQGAKVIVSPAKKAYLDMQYDSTSKYGLHWAAYIELDSAYNWEPSTMVPGVTSTNILGIEAPIWTETIDNMEALEYMAFPRLPGLAEIGWSPKSVRNWEGYRTRLGKHGKRMEAMGIDYYPSKQVDWGK
- the tnpA gene encoding IS200/IS605 family transposase encodes the protein MADAFTQVYIHLVFAPRRREALIRPEWEVRLHQYITGIVQERGHKLLAIGGMPDHIHIFIGQKLSEALPDLVREIKNASNDFVKKERLSPFKFDWQNGYGAFSHSRSQMDAVCKYILNQKEHHRKRTFKEEFLKLCEDFGIETGRKEFFSWFE